Proteins encoded in a region of the Marinococcus sp. PL1-022 genome:
- a CDS encoding TraR/DksA C4-type zinc finger protein, whose protein sequence is MITAEQEKTLKNRLLEMKEENEEKIEVEETGNANNNTETIGELSEYSNHPGDQGTELHEMEKDAALNNQAREQLENIDHALEAMENGNYGKCEVCGREIPYERLEIVPETTRCVDHAGSDKPAQDHPVEEDVVNPGPEREKREENVAFDKEDTWEAVSEHSTSETPSDDPEMTGYTSEQEEEEEQQGRVEKVEDASVADLEGEDTGNTADQKEQWQGSRNSAEQGKEREKNSKDKK, encoded by the coding sequence ATGATTACGGCAGAACAGGAAAAAACATTAAAAAACCGGCTTTTGGAAATGAAAGAAGAAAACGAAGAAAAAATTGAAGTAGAAGAAACAGGGAATGCTAATAACAATACGGAGACGATCGGTGAGCTTTCCGAGTACAGCAATCACCCGGGGGACCAGGGCACGGAGCTGCATGAAATGGAAAAAGACGCAGCACTCAATAATCAGGCCCGGGAGCAGCTTGAAAATATTGACCATGCCCTTGAGGCGATGGAAAATGGAAATTACGGCAAGTGTGAAGTTTGCGGCAGAGAAATTCCATATGAACGCCTGGAAATTGTGCCGGAAACCACGCGCTGTGTAGACCATGCCGGCAGCGATAAGCCTGCCCAGGATCACCCGGTGGAAGAAGACGTAGTCAACCCAGGACCGGAGCGTGAAAAAAGGGAAGAAAATGTAGCTTTTGATAAAGAAGATACGTGGGAAGCAGTGAGCGAACACAGTACTTCCGAGACGCCTTCCGATGATCCGGAAATGACGGGATACACGAGTGAACAGGAGGAAGAGGAAGAGCAGCAAGGACGGGTAGAGAAAGTGGAAGATGCCTCCGTCGCTGATTTGGAAGGGGAAGATACCGGAAATACAGCCGATCAGAAGGAGCAGTGGCAGGGAAGCAGAAATTCTGCCGAGCAGGGAAAGGAAAGGGAAAAGAATTCGAAAGATAAAAAATAA
- a CDS encoding GNAT family N-acetyltransferase yields the protein MFVYKINECLELLLLQKEHAGELFALIDKNRGHLKEWMNWVDNVQSVQDTAASIERTLQQAAAGGGFRAGIRFKGDLAGVINYHEVDWGNKKTSLGYWLGKEYEGKGIMTQAVEAFTHYAFDGMALHRVEIRCAEENKKSRAVPEKLGFQLEGTLKESERLAGGYVNQVVYGRIKTDEAGGR from the coding sequence GTGTTTGTATATAAAATTAACGAGTGCCTGGAGCTGCTGCTGCTTCAAAAAGAGCACGCGGGGGAGCTGTTTGCACTGATTGATAAAAATCGTGGGCATCTAAAAGAATGGATGAACTGGGTGGACAACGTCCAGTCGGTCCAGGATACTGCTGCAAGCATTGAAAGGACGCTCCAGCAGGCGGCAGCTGGAGGCGGTTTTCGGGCAGGCATAAGATTTAAAGGCGATCTTGCCGGTGTCATTAACTACCATGAAGTGGACTGGGGGAATAAAAAAACAAGCCTCGGCTATTGGCTTGGAAAAGAATACGAAGGAAAAGGCATCATGACACAGGCAGTAGAAGCCTTTACACATTACGCCTTTGATGGAATGGCTCTGCACCGGGTGGAAATCCGCTGCGCTGAAGAAAATAAAAAAAGCAGGGCGGTTCCGGAAAAGCTGGGATTTCAGCTGGAAGGGACGCTGAAGGAATCAGAGCGCCTCGCAGGTGGTTATGTAAATCAGGTAGTCTATGGGAGGATAAAAACAGACGAGGCGGGTGGCAGATAA
- a CDS encoding VOC family protein — MNRINLITLGVRDISVSGNFYREGLGFEPAAAEDGPGIVFFNNKGTRLALYSLKELAEETGEKMEEAGHSFSGITLAYNAKSAEEVDSVMRQAAEAGGRIVKEPEWVFWGGYSGYFKDPDGHLWEAAYADFWKFDEQDMLIME; from the coding sequence ATGAATAGAATCAACCTTATTACACTTGGCGTCAGAGATATTTCTGTTTCGGGGAATTTTTACCGGGAAGGGCTCGGCTTTGAGCCTGCCGCAGCTGAAGACGGCCCGGGAATTGTATTTTTTAATAACAAAGGCACCAGGCTGGCTCTTTACTCGTTAAAGGAGCTGGCGGAAGAAACTGGTGAAAAAATGGAGGAAGCGGGCCATAGTTTTTCAGGGATCACGCTTGCGTACAATGCCAAATCTGCTGAAGAGGTGGATAGCGTCATGAGACAGGCCGCAGAGGCTGGCGGCAGGATTGTAAAAGAGCCGGAATGGGTTTTTTGGGGAGGGTACAGCGGATATTTTAAAGACCCGGACGGCCACCTTTGGGAAGCGGCGTACGCAGATTTCTGGAAATTTGACGAGCAGGACATGCTGATTATGGAGTAA
- a CDS encoding SDR family oxidoreductase, producing MSKTIFITGAGTGLGKGTAIGLAKKGHRVIAAVEIMAQITSLREEAEAAGADLEVIKLDITNKRDQQLIADYDYDIFVANAAIGEGGPIAEVPVDRVREIYETNVFSTLENAQIAAKKFVEKGGGKIIFLSSIVGVVAMPYLAPYGSTKHAIESIAKSMKAELEEFNVQVATINPGPYETGFNDRMFEEKWKWYDPEKNFTPEKSISSMEQMLDSQFDPDDMINKMVEVIEADHHAFRTAHPQDTEDQMKQEEQQNWDARI from the coding sequence ATGAGTAAAACAATATTTATCACCGGTGCCGGCACCGGTCTTGGGAAAGGCACAGCAATCGGCCTGGCGAAAAAAGGCCACCGCGTGATCGCTGCGGTCGAAATAATGGCACAGATTACAAGTCTCCGGGAAGAAGCAGAAGCTGCGGGGGCTGACCTCGAGGTGATTAAGCTTGATATCACCAATAAACGGGACCAGCAGCTGATTGCCGACTACGACTATGACATTTTCGTCGCAAACGCAGCCATCGGCGAAGGAGGCCCTATCGCTGAAGTACCGGTTGACCGCGTCCGCGAAATTTATGAAACTAACGTATTCAGCACTCTTGAGAATGCACAGATTGCTGCTAAAAAATTCGTAGAAAAAGGCGGGGGCAAAATAATCTTTCTCAGTTCTATCGTCGGTGTGGTAGCGATGCCTTATTTGGCCCCATATGGCTCCACGAAGCACGCGATCGAATCCATTGCGAAATCGATGAAAGCAGAGCTTGAAGAATTCAATGTCCAGGTGGCCACCATTAACCCCGGCCCATACGAAACGGGCTTTAACGACCGGATGTTTGAAGAAAAATGGAAATGGTACGACCCGGAAAAAAACTTTACCCCGGAAAAATCAATCAGCAGCATGGAGCAAATGCTCGACAGCCAGTTTGACCCTGACGACATGATTAACAAGATGGTTGAAGTGATCGAAGCAGACCATCACGCCTTCCGTACGGCGCATCCACAGGATACGGAGGATCAGATGAAGCAGGAGGAACAGCAGAACTGGGACGCCCGCATATAA
- a CDS encoding C45 family peptidase, with product MKEIYSSVVQFRGTHYEFGKHQGERLAGSLSVENRDKQWKIRKPRFQVDIGETKEALMKVAPGIWEELEGLQDGLKWSMEKIIMHFSGYRLEIPKSGCSIMAGDNYLVRNYDYHPKTYEGRYTLFQPADQGYAMIGPSQRVTGRMDGMNEKQLAMGYNFMHRKKPGDGFICSMIGRLILEVCASVEEAVDMLKEIPHRHSFSYVIQDRKGSSKVVEASPRGVIGRDDQTCTNHFEKMPEENRHYLVDSKARQAVMEKKKQVLPSAEEAYRLLNNTEGGVFSDNYHSWAGTIHTSGYLLQEQKAWFAIGGDQKPYEIDFSRWLNGEDIPEQYLYGQVDTDMKFLHMDHNVK from the coding sequence GTGAAAGAGATATACAGCAGCGTGGTGCAGTTTCGCGGCACCCATTACGAATTTGGCAAACACCAGGGGGAACGTCTCGCGGGGTCGTTGTCCGTCGAAAACCGGGACAAGCAATGGAAAATAAGAAAACCGCGGTTTCAGGTGGACATAGGGGAAACGAAGGAAGCGCTTATGAAGGTGGCCCCGGGTATCTGGGAGGAGCTTGAAGGACTGCAGGACGGTTTGAAATGGAGTATGGAAAAGATCATCATGCATTTTTCCGGCTATCGTCTTGAAATACCTAAGTCGGGCTGCTCTATTATGGCCGGAGACAATTATCTGGTGCGTAATTACGACTATCATCCGAAAACCTACGAGGGCAGGTACACATTGTTTCAACCCGCGGATCAGGGCTATGCGATGATTGGTCCCTCGCAGCGGGTAACCGGCCGGATGGATGGCATGAACGAAAAACAGCTTGCGATGGGCTACAATTTTATGCACCGTAAAAAGCCGGGAGACGGATTTATCTGCTCCATGATTGGCCGCTTAATCCTGGAGGTATGCGCATCGGTGGAGGAGGCGGTTGATATGCTGAAAGAAATCCCGCACCGACACTCATTCAGCTATGTGATCCAGGACAGGAAGGGCTCCTCTAAAGTAGTAGAGGCATCACCGCGCGGGGTTATCGGCAGAGACGATCAGACATGTACGAATCACTTTGAAAAAATGCCGGAGGAAAACCGTCATTATTTAGTGGATTCGAAAGCCCGGCAGGCGGTTATGGAAAAGAAAAAGCAGGTACTTCCTTCCGCAGAAGAAGCGTACCGGCTGCTGAATAATACTGAAGGCGGGGTGTTTTCGGATAATTATCACAGCTGGGCAGGCACGATTCATACCTCCGGCTACCTGCTGCAGGAACAAAAGGCATGGTTCGCCATTGGTGGAGACCAAAAGCCGTATGAAATTGACTTTTCCCGCTGGCTGAACGGGGAGGACATCCCCGAGCAGTATTTGTATGGTCAGGTAGATACCGATATGAAGTTTCTTCACATGGACCATAACGTAAAATAA
- a CDS encoding GNAT family protein produces the protein MQPLVKAIEGEQLYLRPYTKEEIPALYEAFNNNQIARQFTGTSRIYTLEDVERYIEGTDAHADVRLGIFMQGNDQLIGDTSFSDIDTPASRQARFQMVVFDDYIGQRFGTEATKLMLEYGFGKLNFHRIELEVFSFNTRAIHVYEKLGFVHEGMKRECRYYDHQYYHAVMMSILEQEYREKHR, from the coding sequence ATGCAGCCATTAGTAAAAGCTATTGAAGGAGAGCAGCTGTATCTGCGTCCATACACGAAGGAAGAAATACCGGCGCTGTATGAAGCGTTTAACAATAATCAGATTGCCCGTCAGTTTACCGGCACAAGCCGTATTTACACCCTGGAGGATGTGGAGCGCTATATTGAAGGCACCGACGCCCATGCAGATGTTCGCCTAGGTATTTTCATGCAGGGAAATGATCAATTAATCGGTGATACTTCGTTTAGTGATATCGACACGCCGGCGAGCCGGCAGGCAAGGTTTCAAATGGTCGTGTTTGACGACTATATCGGTCAGCGCTTTGGCACTGAAGCGACAAAGCTGATGCTTGAATACGGGTTTGGGAAATTGAATTTCCACCGGATTGAACTCGAGGTGTTTTCGTTTAACACCCGGGCGATTCACGTATATGAAAAGCTTGGATTTGTACACGAGGGAATGAAGCGCGAGTGCCGTTACTACGATCACCAGTACTATCACGCCGTAATGATGAGCATACTCGAACAGGAATACCGGGAAAAGCATCGCTGA
- a CDS encoding alpha/beta hydrolase translates to MERIYYGDHPEQFGELRLPEGEGPFPLAIVIHGGFWRMPFGLDIIQDAAEDLTREGIATWNIEYRRVGHEGGGWPGTFNDVSRAADYVRELAAIHPIDVRRVFTIGHSAGGQLALWLAARPFLPATSELSHFAEPLSMYGAVSLAGVLDMHLMHEIHDYRNKATNAKEPMDPVADLLGGSPDEFPERYTETSPFDLIPIDVPQILVHGALDVNVPVGISAQYHQAAKIGYRSIRYLELPDAEHFMLTDIQTDAWSLIKEEIHEML, encoded by the coding sequence ATGGAACGAATTTATTACGGGGATCACCCGGAGCAGTTTGGAGAACTTCGCCTGCCCGAAGGAGAAGGCCCTTTTCCTTTAGCAATTGTTATTCACGGAGGTTTTTGGAGAATGCCCTTCGGTCTCGATATTATTCAGGACGCAGCGGAGGATTTAACCCGGGAGGGCATTGCCACATGGAACATCGAATACCGGCGCGTCGGCCACGAAGGCGGTGGATGGCCGGGAACATTTAATGATGTCAGCAGGGCCGCTGACTATGTCAGGGAGCTCGCAGCCATTCATCCCATCGACGTTCGGCGGGTATTTACCATTGGCCATTCCGCTGGGGGACAGCTAGCCTTATGGCTCGCTGCCAGGCCATTCCTGCCGGCTACCAGCGAGCTGTCCCATTTCGCTGAGCCATTATCCATGTACGGGGCAGTGAGCCTCGCCGGTGTGCTCGATATGCATCTGATGCACGAGATACACGATTACCGCAACAAAGCCACGAACGCAAAAGAACCTATGGACCCCGTCGCAGATCTACTCGGCGGTTCCCCGGATGAATTTCCTGAGCGCTATACTGAAACGTCACCGTTTGATCTGATTCCTATTGATGTGCCCCAGATACTCGTGCACGGAGCGCTCGATGTGAACGTACCGGTTGGCATCAGCGCGCAGTACCACCAGGCAGCAAAAATCGGCTACCGGTCCATACGGTATCTCGAACTCCCGGACGCGGAGCATTTTATGCTTACCGATATACAAACCGATGCCTGGAGCCTGATTAAAGAAGAAATCCATGAGATGCTTTAA
- a CDS encoding DUF2628 domain-containing protein — protein MKIGLRNEMGIMKETKIGFSWTTFFFGFFVPLFRGDMKWFLIMLIGGAVVGLITSGIGGWIIGVIFAFMYNKIYIKELIEKGYRPANENSMRVLQENHILVPTNN, from the coding sequence ATGAAAATAGGTCTTCGCAATGAAATGGGAATTATGAAAGAAACAAAGATCGGATTTAGCTGGACTACATTTTTCTTCGGTTTTTTCGTTCCGTTGTTCCGGGGCGACATGAAATGGTTTTTAATTATGCTTATTGGTGGAGCTGTAGTAGGTCTTATTACTAGTGGTATAGGTGGATGGATTATAGGAGTAATATTTGCTTTTATGTATAATAAAATTTACATAAAAGAATTAATAGAAAAAGGCTATCGGCCGGCAAATGAGAATTCAATGAGAGTATTACAAGAAAATCATATATTAGTACCAACAAATAATTAA
- a CDS encoding SRPBCC family protein, with product MKHEILIKTSRQTVYDCLTDPRKRAAWSPEISDITYEHDPKKEEALFTQSQKAGRSTYVFKGKNLVVKEPSIFSYELTLKQMHIVITYELKEKSAWTAVTQTYESYQKNRFGRLIGTLARPLTNKLAKDILKKLKHAVKHKNFTAFFMIYKISS from the coding sequence ATGAAACATGAGATCCTGATAAAGACGTCCAGGCAGACAGTATATGATTGTTTAACGGATCCAAGGAAGCGGGCAGCATGGAGCCCGGAAATTAGCGATATTACATATGAACATGATCCGAAAAAAGAAGAAGCGTTGTTTACTCAAAGCCAAAAAGCAGGTCGCTCTACTTATGTGTTTAAAGGAAAAAATCTGGTCGTGAAGGAACCATCGATTTTCAGCTACGAATTGACTCTGAAGCAGATGCATATTGTTATAACCTATGAATTGAAAGAAAAATCGGCCTGGACAGCAGTCACGCAAACGTACGAATCTTATCAAAAAAATCGTTTCGGACGATTGATTGGCACACTCGCACGTCCACTCACGAATAAGCTTGCTAAAGATATACTGAAAAAGTTGAAACATGCAGTGAAGCATAAAAACTTCACTGCATTTTTTATGATATACAAAATTTCCAGTTGA
- a CDS encoding STAS domain-containing protein, with the protein MQKEYSLDSTEFPSLKSVSQKMFDLIADQLDVNTAYITKRGSNEMTVISTFNKKEEIIPEGFSVEYSDTYCRKIIMNEEDALCTEDLTKDVMTRELEVTSQLQMKGFLGVTLTDLNGNVFGTLCVMDPEEKVFSQEDVDYLKAMGEVLAHIIELDHTQYNLGFLNVPIIPVRKGISILPVQGIIDEKRAEIITRTVLEYAAAQKIEHLVIDLSGLVIVDGEFPHVFINVIHALKLMGVNILLTGISPAIAQHELSNNEILKMKIHISRNLEAALEHIGFHLQSQ; encoded by the coding sequence TTGCAAAAAGAATACAGCCTGGATTCGACCGAATTCCCATCGTTGAAATCTGTTTCGCAAAAAATGTTTGATTTAATCGCCGATCAGCTTGATGTGAATACAGCGTATATTACAAAGCGCGGCAGCAATGAAATGACTGTCATCAGCACGTTCAATAAAAAAGAAGAAATTATTCCTGAGGGCTTTTCAGTAGAATACAGCGACACATACTGCAGAAAAATTATCATGAACGAGGAAGACGCACTCTGTACCGAGGACCTGACCAAAGACGTGATGACAAGGGAACTAGAGGTGACCTCCCAGCTGCAAATGAAGGGATTCCTTGGCGTCACGCTGACCGATCTGAACGGTAACGTATTCGGAACGCTGTGCGTCATGGATCCGGAGGAAAAAGTATTCAGCCAGGAGGATGTGGATTACTTAAAAGCCATGGGAGAGGTGCTTGCCCATATTATTGAGCTTGACCATACCCAGTACAACCTTGGATTTTTAAATGTGCCGATCATACCGGTCAGAAAAGGTATTTCGATTCTTCCGGTTCAGGGAATTATTGATGAAAAACGGGCTGAAATTATTACCCGGACTGTTCTCGAGTACGCCGCGGCCCAAAAAATTGAGCACCTCGTGATTGATTTGTCCGGACTTGTGATCGTGGATGGTGAATTTCCGCACGTGTTTATCAACGTCATTCATGCCCTGAAGCTCATGGGAGTTAACATTTTACTGACAGGAATCTCCCCGGCAATCGCCCAGCACGAGTTGAGCAACAATGAAATTTTAAAAATGAAAATCCATATTTCAAGAAATCTTGAAGCTGCACTCGAACACATTGGTTTTCACCTGCAGTCTCAATAA
- a CDS encoding IucA/IucC family siderophore biosynthesis protein, with protein sequence MNPYTAESFGAVQQRHWEEANQRLTAKMLQEFLYEAIIEADIVKEGDPQTLQVEASGAVYTFSARKRLFDSAHVYPESIVKKEHDVEVPVRADAFLLELQQMAPISSETAGHLLKEYYHTLTADCHLLDKQTTAAELAEMDYLQLEGEMGGHPWITYNKGRIGFSFQDYLSYAPEHKQKVRLFWIAVHKKAASFQTVHADGYHRLIEEELNESERKHFRDLINRAGRAPENYYYMPVHAWQWDNHIVTLYAEYIAKGWIIPLQYSEDTYLPQQSIRTFVNTEHKTKKHVKLPVSILNTLVYRGLPSERTMAAPEVTKWIQTVKDEDPFLKNTCRVGLLGETETIDVPHPAFHHLQGVPYQYTEMLGAVWRESIYTAVEEEEKPVTLAALLHEDANGKPLVLEYVERSGLSTEAWIKQLFDSVLPPLLHYMYKYGTVFSPHGQNTIVVLKNYEPHRLIMKDFVDDVNVSDQQLPELEDLPEDLKQVLRCEPPEGLVQFIFTGLFICHFRYLSDLLDRKSLLAEHTFWKMTVETIEAYQKRFPELAGRFELFNLFQPAMVKLCLNRNRMLDYGYGDGDDRPHASEHGFVENALFTVHTLYT encoded by the coding sequence ATGAATCCATATACGGCTGAATCCTTTGGGGCCGTCCAACAGCGGCACTGGGAGGAAGCGAATCAGCGGTTAACGGCGAAGATGCTCCAGGAATTTTTGTATGAAGCTATTATAGAAGCAGATATTGTAAAAGAAGGCGACCCCCAAACGCTTCAAGTAGAAGCCTCTGGAGCAGTTTATACATTTTCTGCACGCAAGCGGCTTTTTGACAGTGCCCATGTGTACCCGGAAAGCATCGTAAAAAAAGAACATGATGTAGAAGTACCTGTGCGGGCAGATGCTTTTCTGCTTGAACTTCAGCAAATGGCACCGATCTCGAGTGAGACCGCCGGCCATTTACTGAAAGAATATTATCATACCCTGACCGCGGACTGCCATTTGCTGGACAAACAAACGACAGCTGCCGAGCTTGCGGAAATGGATTATTTGCAGCTTGAAGGAGAAATGGGAGGGCATCCATGGATTACTTACAATAAAGGCCGCATTGGCTTCAGCTTTCAGGATTATCTTTCTTATGCTCCTGAACACAAGCAGAAGGTTCGTTTGTTCTGGATAGCGGTCCACAAGAAAGCAGCTTCGTTTCAAACGGTACACGCTGACGGTTACCATCGTTTAATAGAAGAGGAACTGAATGAGAGTGAACGAAAACATTTTCGCGATCTTATAAACCGGGCCGGGAGAGCTCCGGAGAACTATTATTACATGCCGGTGCATGCCTGGCAGTGGGACAATCACATTGTGACGCTTTACGCTGAGTACATTGCCAAAGGATGGATTATTCCATTGCAGTATTCAGAAGACACATACCTTCCGCAGCAATCGATTCGTACGTTCGTAAATACAGAGCATAAAACAAAAAAACATGTGAAGCTCCCGGTAAGTATTTTAAATACGTTGGTGTACCGGGGGCTGCCCAGTGAGCGGACAATGGCGGCTCCGGAAGTGACGAAGTGGATTCAGACGGTCAAGGACGAAGACCCATTCCTGAAGAATACGTGCAGGGTGGGGCTGCTCGGGGAAACTGAAACAATCGATGTGCCGCACCCTGCGTTTCATCATCTGCAGGGAGTGCCGTACCAGTATACAGAAATGCTGGGGGCTGTCTGGAGAGAAAGTATTTATACGGCTGTGGAAGAGGAGGAAAAACCAGTAACGCTGGCGGCCCTTCTGCACGAAGATGCAAATGGAAAGCCTTTGGTGCTGGAATACGTGGAACGGTCGGGATTAAGTACAGAAGCGTGGATCAAACAGCTGTTTGATTCAGTGCTTCCTCCGCTGCTGCATTACATGTATAAATACGGCACCGTTTTTTCACCGCACGGCCAGAATACGATCGTGGTATTAAAGAACTACGAGCCGCACCGGCTTATTATGAAAGACTTCGTAGATGACGTAAATGTGAGTGATCAGCAGCTGCCGGAGCTTGAAGACCTTCCGGAGGACTTAAAGCAGGTTCTGCGATGTGAACCGCCGGAGGGGCTCGTGCAGTTTATCTTTACGGGATTGTTCATCTGCCATTTCCGCTACCTGTCGGATCTGCTTGACCGTAAAAGCTTACTTGCAGAGCATACATTCTGGAAAATGACAGTGGAAACAATTGAAGCGTATCAAAAACGTTTCCCGGAGCTCGCCGGACGCTTTGAGCTCTTTAATCTTTTTCAGCCAGCCATGGTAAAGCTTTGCCTGAATCGAAACCGCATGCTTGATTATGGATACGGAGACGGAGATGACCGCCCGCACGCTTCAGAGCATGGATTCGTTGAAAACGCGCTCTTTACAGTCCATACGCTTTACACTTGA
- a CDS encoding lysine N(6)-hydroxylase/L-ornithine N(5)-oxygenase family protein produces the protein MAAETEVYDVLGIGIGPFNLGMAALVENVPEIQGVFLDENEAFEWHGGMLLDGTSLQVPFLADLVTMADPKSPCSFLQYLQEKNRLYAFYFYEKFHIPRREYNDYCQWAADKLSSCRFGRYVANVSFLEESSLYKVEAVRSNGKTTEYYYTRHIVTGTGTKPSLPFWAEKGGDVCHSADYRYRRKELLQKESITVAGSGQSAAEVFLDLLKNRPEYGYSLRWYTRSSGFFPMEYSKLGLEHFSPEYISYFYHLDSYTKEQLLQKQDLLYKGISADTIAAVYDELYEQTIGGESEDITLQANTEVMNIERMPADKMKLFLREINYGTEYTEETEALIAATGYQPSPQPFLKGIEARLQRDKHGRLQIDEKYRAVQAERNRHVFIQNGEMHTHGVGAPDLGLGAHRNAVIINQIAGREVYRVRTKNVFQQFERKKTGVFA, from the coding sequence GTGGCAGCTGAAACAGAAGTATATGACGTACTTGGCATAGGCATTGGGCCATTCAACCTTGGGATGGCAGCGCTTGTGGAAAACGTACCGGAAATACAAGGCGTATTCCTGGATGAAAATGAAGCGTTTGAATGGCACGGTGGTATGCTGCTCGATGGCACCAGTCTGCAGGTTCCTTTTCTTGCTGATCTGGTCACAATGGCAGACCCAAAGAGTCCCTGCTCCTTTTTGCAGTATTTACAGGAAAAGAATCGGCTGTATGCTTTTTATTTCTATGAAAAATTTCATATTCCTCGTCGCGAATACAATGACTACTGCCAGTGGGCAGCGGACAAGCTTTCCTCCTGCCGGTTTGGCCGGTATGTGGCCAATGTGTCCTTTCTGGAAGAAAGCAGCCTGTATAAAGTGGAAGCGGTACGTTCGAATGGGAAAACAACCGAATACTACTATACCAGGCACATCGTGACAGGTACGGGCACGAAACCGTCGCTTCCCTTCTGGGCAGAAAAGGGAGGAGATGTCTGCCATTCTGCTGATTACCGGTACCGCCGGAAGGAGCTTCTTCAAAAGGAGAGCATTACGGTGGCAGGATCCGGACAGAGCGCCGCTGAAGTTTTTCTCGATCTGTTAAAGAACCGGCCTGAATATGGCTACAGTCTGCGTTGGTATACAAGGTCTTCAGGATTTTTTCCGATGGAGTATTCCAAGCTCGGGCTGGAGCATTTTTCGCCGGAATATATTAGTTATTTCTACCACCTTGATTCTTACACAAAGGAACAGCTGCTCCAGAAGCAGGATCTTCTGTATAAAGGGATCAGCGCTGACACCATAGCTGCGGTGTACGATGAGCTTTATGAGCAGACGATCGGAGGGGAGAGCGAAGACATCACTCTGCAGGCAAATACGGAAGTGATGAACATAGAGAGAATGCCCGCCGACAAAATGAAGCTGTTTTTGAGGGAGATTAACTACGGTACGGAATACACAGAAGAAACGGAAGCGTTAATCGCTGCGACAGGCTATCAGCCGTCTCCACAGCCGTTTTTAAAAGGTATCGAAGCAAGGCTGCAGCGTGATAAACACGGGCGTCTGCAGATTGATGAAAAGTACCGCGCTGTACAGGCTGAAAGGAACCGTCATGTGTTTATTCAAAACGGTGAAATGCACACACACGGCGTTGGGGCGCCGGATCTCGGGCTTGGAGCGCATCGGAACGCGGTCATTATTAATCAAATCGCCGGCCGGGAGGTTTACCGTGTCCGGACCAAAAATGTTTTCCAGCAATTTGAGAGAAAAAAGACCGGGGTTTTTGCGTAA
- a CDS encoding GNAT family N-acetyltransferase: MKAQQSNSHTFTREPGGQAGERIQFRAVDETADFYLLHGWMHQAHVVPFWQLNISESKYQTHLHKALNDTHQTLYIGEIDERPVSYWEVYWAADDVIGSYYRAEPGDQGVHLLIGPPEETGRGCALPLLKAMLSMQFQHARTARIIAEPDITNGKMIHVFKKAGFEPVKPVDLPDKRGLLMVCRRETFEGGTAGGS; encoded by the coding sequence ATGAAAGCCCAGCAATCTAATTCTCATACGTTTACCCGGGAGCCGGGCGGGCAGGCAGGTGAACGCATTCAATTCCGCGCAGTTGATGAAACAGCCGACTTTTACCTGCTGCACGGCTGGATGCACCAGGCTCACGTGGTTCCATTTTGGCAGTTGAATATAAGTGAAAGTAAATATCAAACCCATCTGCATAAGGCGCTTAATGATACCCATCAGACCCTTTACATCGGAGAGATCGACGAACGTCCGGTCAGCTACTGGGAGGTGTATTGGGCAGCGGATGACGTCATTGGTTCCTATTACAGGGCGGAACCGGGAGATCAGGGTGTACACCTTTTGATTGGGCCTCCGGAAGAAACAGGCAGAGGCTGCGCCCTGCCGCTTTTAAAGGCTATGCTTTCGATGCAGTTTCAACACGCCCGGACAGCCCGGATCATTGCAGAGCCCGATATCACCAACGGCAAAATGATTCATGTGTTTAAAAAAGCGGGGTTTGAGCCTGTAAAGCCGGTGGATCTGCCGGATAAACGGGGGCTTCTAATGGTTTGCAGACGGGAGACATTTGAAGGAGGGACAGCCGGTGGCAGCTGA